Proteins encoded by one window of Anguilla rostrata isolate EN2019 chromosome 9, ASM1855537v3, whole genome shotgun sequence:
- the rnf121 gene encoding RING finger protein 121, producing MAGVFEVEVDGVEHDHGHGHGHHDEAQQIDLSQLSAEEKWRLEHARMHAKHKGHEAMHAEMVLILIVTLVIAQLLLVQWKQRHPRSYNLVTLFQMWVVPLYFTTKLHWWRFLITWFVFSAVTALVTFRATRKPLDCTTPRLVYKWFLLLYKLSYTTGIVGYSVVMFTLFGINLIFRIKPEDAMDFGVSLLFYGLYYGVLGRDFAEMCADFMASTVGYYSASGMPTKHLSDNICAVCGQAILVDVSEEGIIENTYRLSCNHVFHEFCIRGWCIVGKKQTCPYCKEKVDLKRMFSNPWERPHVMYGQLLDWLRYLVAWQPVIIGVVQGINYILGLE from the exons ATGGCGGGGGTGTTTGAGGTGGAGGTTGACGGTGTTGAACACGATCACGGACACGGACACGGACACCACGATGAGGCTCAGCAG ATTGATTTGTCCCAGCTCTCTGCGGAAGAGAAATGGCG GCTGGAGCACGCGCGGATGCACGCCAAGCACAAGGGGCACGAGGCCATGCACGCGGAGATGGTCCTCATCCTCATCGTCACGCTCGTCATCGCCCAGCTGCTCCTGGTGCAGTGGAAACAGAGACACCCGCGATCCTACAAC ttggTGACTCTGTTCCAGATGTGGGTCGTCCCGCTCTACTTCACCACCAAGCTGCACTGGTGGCGGTTCCTCATCACGTGGTTCGTCTTCTCCGCCGTCACAGCGCTGGTCACCTTCCGGGCCACGCGGAAGCCCTTGGACTGCACCACGCCCAG GCTGGTTTACAAGTGGTTCCTCCTGCTGTACAAGCTGAGCTACACCACGGGGATTGTGGGATACAGCGTGGTCATGTTCACCTTGTTCGGCATCAATTTGATATTCAG GATAAAGCCGGAGGACGCCATGGACTTCGGCGTGTCCCTGCTCTTCTACGGCCTGTACTACGGCGTCCTGGGCCGGGACTTCGCCGAAATGTGCGCCGACTTCATGGCCTCGACGGTGGGG tattACAGTGCGTCTGGAATGCCGACCAAGCATCTGTCGGATAACATCTGTGCGGTGTGTGGTCAGGCCATCCTGGTGGACGTCAGCGAGGAGGGAATCATCGAGAACACCTACAGACTGTCCTGCAACCACGT ATTCCACGAGTTCTGCATACGAGGCTGGTGCATCGTGGGTAAGAAGCAGACGTGCCCCTACTGCAAAGAGAAGGTGGACCTGAAGAGGATGTTCAGCAACCC atGGGAGAGGCCTCACGTGATGTACGGACAGCTGCTGGACTGGTTACGTTACCTTGTTGCCTGGCAACCTGTGATCATCGGTGTGGTGCAAGGGATCAACTACATCCTGGGCCTGGAGtga